A window of Kyrpidia spormannii genomic DNA:
TCGAGAACCGGCGTGCGTTCATAAATTCGCACACCGCGACGCTCCAGCCGACGGGCAAGACCCCGCACCAAACGACCGGGATGAAGGACGGCCGTGTCCCGACAATACAGAGCTCCGCAAAGTTTTCGGATGTTGACCCGTTCCCGGGCTTGGGGTCCATCCCACCACTCATAGTGGGATTCGACGCCAAGCTTTCGATAAGCTTTCCACTCCTCCTCAAGAAGGGGAAGGCCGTGGGCTCCCAAGGCCACCATCATAGAGCCCCCTCGATAAAAGTGTGCATCGATACCTTCAGCCTCAAGAACCGTTTCAATCTCTCCCACGCTGTCGTACAGCGCCGCCTGCCAGCGCCGGGCGGCCTCCCGCCCGAACCGCTTGAGCACTTCCCCGGGACTTATCGGAAGTTCCGGCGTACACCACCCGCCATTCCGACCCGAGGCACCATATCCGGCAATCTCTCGTTCCAAGATGGCGATCGACCAGTCGGGTCGGGCGCTGACGAGGTAATGCGCCGTCCACAATCCGGTAAACCCCGCCCCGACGATGACAACGTCGGTCAGAATCTCGCCAGCAAGAGCCGGACGAGGAGTACAGTCGTCCCCGCAGGTGTCGAGCCAGAAACTGCGCCCGAATTCTGACCTTCCCGCCTCATCCATTCTCGATCACCGTCCCGACCGCAAACTCTCCACCCGCTGCCTTTGGGAACCCAGTCCGGGCTGTGTCTCGTTTCGAACCGGGCGCTAATCATAAATCGCCACTTTGGTCCACCTTTGCGCCTCCGACCAAGACGTCCTCCGACAGTGCAGGGACTTCGGGCGACCGGAACCACGCCCGGTTTTTGAAGGCATAATAGGCCATCACCGGCAAGCCCAGGGCAAAAGCCACCAGGGCCGGCAGCGAACTGCTGAACCCGCTTTCCAAAAGTACAATGATGCCCACCGCAACCAGGTACAGGCCACTCAACAACGGGAGAACAAAGCCAAACACTAATATTCTCCAGTCCGTCAACCGCTTTCGCAAGAACCACGCCGACGTCACACCGCTGATGCCATAGTAGTAAGCCACCATGATGCCGACATTGCTGGCGGCATTTTCAAGAAAAGATCCAACACTTGAGGACAGATTAATCGAGAAAATGCCAATGAAGGAAATCGCGGCGATGATGAGGGTGCCGATGTGCGGGGTCTTCCAGGACGGGTGAACCTTCCCAAAAACCTCGGGTAACACCCGGTCCACCGCCATCTCATAGCTCACCCGGGCCGAAGGCAAGAGGGTGGTCTCCAGCGTCGCCACCGTGGACGAGAGAACCGAAAGAATCATCAGATCGCTCCAGGGGTGAGGCGCCAATAGACCTGCGAAATAGCTCAAAATATCGTCCTGATGTTTGACAATTTCTTCCTCGGGGATCAACGCCTGGACCGAAATGGAGACCACGAGGAAAATGATCAACAGGGCGATCACACTGGTGACCCCCGCCCAGCCCGGATTGTTTCGGGCATCCTTCGATTCTTCCCCGAGGTTCGTGATGGTATCGAATCCCCAATAGAAGAACAGGGCGATGGTGGTGGCACTGGCAAAATCCGCTAAACTTCCATGAAAGGTAAACCAGGACCAATGAATGGGCGTCGACCCGGGCACCCCGACCCCGTAGACCCGATACAGTGCCACACCGGCAAAAACCAGTAGCACCACATACTCAATTAACAACAGGACCCATTGGAATTTTGCGGTAATTTCAATGCCCCGAACGACGATAAAGGTCACGACGATAAACCAAGCCGCCGACACCAAAGACACCAGTACAGGGTTGTCAGAAAGATCCGGATTGATCAACGCCAAGGTATAGGTTCCGGCCGGCACCGACCCGGAGATGAGGAACAAAATCCCCGCAGCCGCAATGGCCCAGCCCGACATGTATCCTAAATAACGGTTGAGACTGGTGCTCACCCAACTGTAAACGCCTCCCGCTGAAGGCCCGACGTATTTATTCAAATAATAAAAGGCACACGCAATCCCGATCATGGGAACGAAATTCCACAGCAGCAGGGCCGGTGACATGAAGCCCACCACGGCCACAATCCCGCCCAGTGACGCGGCAAGGGAGTAAGCCGGCGCCGTGGATGCCACGCCGATGACGGTGTTGTCGAAAAAGTTGAGGGCGTTCGCTTTCAGTCTCGTGCTTCGCTCGCTACCCACTCCAATATCCCTCCTCAATCGAGCGATGTAGTTCTGCAGTGCGACCGAAGCGTCTTCAGAGCGCTTCGGTCACCGTTTTTCTGACGTACAGAGGCATCCCCCACCGGGGCAACCGATCGATCCAAGGCTGCGGGTCGAACTGTTCTGGCGAATAGACCCCTGCAACATCGAGCATCCCTTCCAGCATGAGTTCCACGGCGATCACTGCGGGAATCCCGGCCTGAAAGACGGTGACATTGACCCCCATGTCCTTCCGGCTGAATTCGTGGGACTGCATAGTATACAAAAACATCTCCACAGGCCGGTTCTGGTCATCCAGTCCCTTGACCTGCACCCCGACACAGGACGTCCCTTCCAGACTATCCGCCAGGGAGGCGGGTTTGGGCAGTAGAGAGGCCACGACCTTTCTCGGGCTGACCGAAACGTCGCCGACCTGCACCGGATCCTCCCGATCCAGGCCGATGAGCCGCAGCCCCTTCAGGATATCCACATATTGCTGACTGAGGGCGTATTTGAACTCACACTGGTACAACCCTTTGTCGCCCAGAAATCGGGGGATGGTGTGCACTTCTTCGTGGGCGACGCTGCGGACGGTGAGCGTCCCAACCGGGGAAGGAAACTCGAATTGTTCAATGCCCGTCTCCAGGGGAATGCCCGTCACCCAGCGGCCGCGGTCGTAGACCAGGGGGGGCTGCAGGTTTTCTTCAATACTGATTTCCGGGGAAAAGGCAATCGCAAAAGCTTGATTCTTGACGACGGAGTTGTCTCCGTCGTAAACCACCACCGATTCCATTCGTTGAAGACGTTCATAGGCGTAGCGGGCGAGGATGTTTGTAACACCGGGATCACTGCCGATGCCAAGGATGGCCAACAGCCCCGAGGTCTTGAAGGAGTCGTCGTACCCGAGTTGGTCCTGGATCGTCACCAATCCCGGCATATCCACCGGCCCATCCGAGGCCATGTCGATATAGTGGCAAGAAGCTTGCAAACAGGCTTGCATGACATGAAGATTGTTTCGCGGCAATCCAGCGTGAACCACGATCCCGCACTCCCGGAGAGCCGCAGACAACGCGGCGACGTTCCCGGCGTCCATGTGCAAGGGGACGAGGCGGGGATCCCGAGCCCGGTCCACCAGCTCCCGGGCCCGCTTTTCATCAATATCGGCGACACAGATTCGCTCTACAGCCTTTAGCCGAAGCAACCCTTTAATGACGACCTCGCCAACACCTCCCGCTCCCAGCACCATAATGCGCCGAAGCTTTTGTTGTACCCGGTCATTCCAACCGGCTGTCTTGGGGACAACCATTCTATCCCTCCATCAGAATCAGGATACACATTTCACTTGCAAGAATAATGCCACATTGAGACCTGCAATTTTATAGAGTCCATCGCTACTTTGTTTTTATCAGGTATCTATGGCTGCATAAGTTTATGCACCGCTGACGTGGAGAGGTAGGATAGCGTCGCGAAGACACCCTGTTTGGCCACCCGGATCGCCCCTGGGTGAAAGACCTCCGGGAATGCTGTACAATAGAAACAAAACACGGCGGTTCCCTGAGAAATACAACGGAGGAATCGGGATGAGCCACGAACTCGGAGCCATTGTCGACCTCGGATCCAACTCCGTCCGCTTGGTCATCTATCGACAAAGTTCACAGGGCACCCAACAAGAGATCGATAATCTTAAACAAACCGTTCGCCTCAGCAGCCACTTGGGGGACGATGGGCGAATCGACGAAGCCGGGATCAAGGTGGCGCTTCGGGTGTTGGAGCAATTCTGCCAGTTGTGCCGGGCGTATGGGGTGACCCACATCACGGGAATCGCCACCCAGGCCGTTCGCATGGCTGTAAACCGGGAGGAAGTGCTCAAGCGGATCTATGAAGCGACCGGGATCCCTTTCCGGGTGGTAAGCGGCGAGGAGGAAGCCCGGTACGGATACCTGGCGGTGGTGAATTCCCTTGCCATGGAAGAAGGCGTCACCGTCGACATCGGCGGCGGCAGCACGGAGATCACCGTTTTTCGCGGCCGCCGCCTGGTGCGGGCCGACTCCATTCCCTACGGCGCGGTCTCCTTGACCCGGGAGTTTCTCCGGAGTGATCTCCCGTCCATGAAGGACATGAAAAACTTGGATCGGGTCATTCAACGAGAACTGGACCGCCGCCCGTGGCTCACGGGCTTAGGATTCCCGGTGATCGGCATGGGGGGGACCGCCCGATCTTTGGCGCGCATTCATCAGCGCCGGCGGCATTATCCCCTGCTGATTTTGCACGGATACGAGATGTGGCCCACAGAGGTCACGGCTATCCTGGACATGGTTCGCTCCATGCCCATCGCCAAACGCAGGAACATCAATGGCCTGTCCGCCGACCGGGCGGATATTATCACGGCGGGGCTGGCGATGTTGGATCAGATCCTGAAGCGAGTGGGCACCTCCCGGTTCATCATCAGCAATAAAGGGTTGCGGGATGGGGTATTGATGGAGCAAGTTCTGCATATTCGGGGGCAGGAGTTGCTTCCGGACACGCTGATGTACAGCATTGAAAATGTCCACGACCAGTTTGGCCTGAACCGGGACCATGCCTTTCACGTATGGGAACTGGCGGATCAATTGTTGACGGCCATGGTAAAACACGGCTTGGTGGTAGCGTCGGAAGAACATCGGCGTTGGCTTCAGGTGGCGGCGCTCCTCCACGACATCGGGCGAGCCATCAGTATCTATAATACGAGTAAACACACCTTTTACCTGCTCCTTCAGATTCCCCTCTTCGGGGTCAGCCACCGGGACCGCGTCATGGCGGCGGCCATTGCAGCCTTCAAAAGCACCAAGCAGATTCAAACTTACCTTTCTATGTATCAGGAATTTTTTGACGAAGAGGATATCCCGGCCATCGCTCAATTAGGAGTGATTTTGCGACTGGTCCGGGCCTTTGATCGCACGGAAACGGGTGCGGTCACGGGCCTCGACCTTCAGCCCGATGGCCGGGTCTGGAAGCTGATCGTAAAGGCGAGACAGCCGCTGGGAATTGAGTTAGACCTGGCTTTGGAATGGACCAAGAAATGTCGAAAGGTTTTTCAGCGAGAGATACGGTTGGAGGTCGATGATCTTGACCGCGCCGCAAGAATTTGAGAACCCGGCCTATTACATCAATCGAGAACTGAGTTGGTTGTCTTTTAACGAGCGGGTGTTGGAGGAAGCCCTGGACAGCAGCAACCCACTGTTTGAACGCTTGAGGTTCCTGGCGATCACCAGCTCCAATCTGGATGAATTCTTTATGGTGCGCATCGCCGGGCTCAAAGAGCAGATCAAGACGGGAAGCAACGTGCCCGACAACAAAACGAAGATGTCCGCCATGGAGCAGTGGGACGCGGCCCTGCGGCGCAGTCGGGACTTCATGCGCAACCAGATGCACGCCTGGCGGGAAGTGCTCGTCCCTTTGCTGGAAGAGGCAGGGATCTCGTTCATCGGGGCGAAGCAGTTGAACCGGGAACAAAAAGCCTACATCTCAGATCTTTTCGACCGAATGATTTACCCGGTGTTGACGCCCATGGCGGTGGACGCCAGCCGGCCGTTCCCGATGCTCCTCAACCGAAGCCTGAACCTGGCGGTGCTCATCGAATCGGAGGATCCTGAAAAAGAGCCCTATCTGTTTGCCTTCGTCCAGGTCCCCAGCGTATTGCCCCGGTTCATTGAGTTGCCGGCGGAAGGTGGCAAGCTGACTTATATCTTGCTTGAAGAAGTCATTCGCATGCACCTGCAGGATCTGTTTCGGGGGAAACACATCCTGTCGGCGAGCCCTTTCCGGATCACTCGAAACGCCGATTTAACCTTAAACGAGGATGCGGCGGAAGATCTCCTCGAGGAGATCGAAAAAGAACTCAAGAAGCGCAAGACGGCAGATGCGGTTCGGATTGAAGTGGAGCGGGACATGCACCCCTACCTGCGGGAGGTACTGGAAGAGTGGGAGGAGGTCAGCCCCCAGGAAGTATTCGAATTGGAAGGACCTCTGGATTTGACCTTCCTGTTTCGGTTTGTCAACCAAGACGGGTTCGAAGCCTTCCGTTTTGTGGATTACCCCCCGATCCTCCCGATGGATCTTCGGGGGGAGCAGGATATCTTCGAGGCCATCCGCAAGCGGGATATCCTCTTGTATCACCCCTATGAGTCCTTTGAACCCGTGGTGCATTTCGTGCGCCAGGCCGCCCAGGATCCCCAGGTTTTGGCCATCAAGCAAACCCTGTACCGGGTCGGGGGCGATTCCCCCATCGTGGCGGCCCTGGCCGAAGCGGCGGAAAACGGCAAGCAAGTCACCGTTTTGGTGGAACTCCGGGCGAGATTTGACGAAGAAAAAAATATCGTGTGGGCAAAAAAATTGGAGAAGGCCGGCTGTCACGTCATCTACGGCCTGGTGGGGCTGAAAACCCACGCCAAAATGATCCTGGTGGTGCGCCGGGAGAAAGACCGGCTCCGGCGCTACGTCCACCTCGGCACCGGGAATTACAATGAAAATACGGCTCGCCTGTACACCGACTTCGGCCTTTTCACCGCCAACGAACTGATCGGCGAAGATGTTTCTTCGATTTTCAATCAGCTCTCCGGCTACTCCTCCCTGCCCGAGCTGCATCACCTTCGAGTGGCGCCTTGGGGGCTAGAGGAGGCCTTTGTTGAGCAGATCGAAGAAGTGATCGCTCACTCCACCCCGGAACAGCCCGGACGCATTCTCGCGAAGATGAACGCGCTGACGGACAAAGAAATGATTCAAGCGCTGTACCGG
This region includes:
- the ppx gene encoding exopolyphosphatase — protein: MSHELGAIVDLGSNSVRLVIYRQSSQGTQQEIDNLKQTVRLSSHLGDDGRIDEAGIKVALRVLEQFCQLCRAYGVTHITGIATQAVRMAVNREEVLKRIYEATGIPFRVVSGEEEARYGYLAVVNSLAMEEGVTVDIGGGSTEITVFRGRRLVRADSIPYGAVSLTREFLRSDLPSMKDMKNLDRVIQRELDRRPWLTGLGFPVIGMGGTARSLARIHQRRRHYPLLILHGYEMWPTEVTAILDMVRSMPIAKRRNINGLSADRADIITAGLAMLDQILKRVGTSRFIISNKGLRDGVLMEQVLHIRGQELLPDTLMYSIENVHDQFGLNRDHAFHVWELADQLLTAMVKHGLVVASEEHRRWLQVAALLHDIGRAISIYNTSKHTFYLLLQIPLFGVSHRDRVMAAAIAAFKSTKQIQTYLSMYQEFFDEEDIPAIAQLGVILRLVRAFDRTETGAVTGLDLQPDGRVWKLIVKARQPLGIELDLALEWTKKCRKVFQREIRLEVDDLDRAARI
- a CDS encoding saccharopine dehydrogenase family protein, encoding MVVPKTAGWNDRVQQKLRRIMVLGAGGVGEVVIKGLLRLKAVERICVADIDEKRARELVDRARDPRLVPLHMDAGNVAALSAALRECGIVVHAGLPRNNLHVMQACLQASCHYIDMASDGPVDMPGLVTIQDQLGYDDSFKTSGLLAILGIGSDPGVTNILARYAYERLQRMESVVVYDGDNSVVKNQAFAIAFSPEISIEENLQPPLVYDRGRWVTGIPLETGIEQFEFPSPVGTLTVRSVAHEEVHTIPRFLGDKGLYQCEFKYALSQQYVDILKGLRLIGLDREDPVQVGDVSVSPRKVVASLLPKPASLADSLEGTSCVGVQVKGLDDQNRPVEMFLYTMQSHEFSRKDMGVNVTVFQAGIPAVIAVELMLEGMLDVAGVYSPEQFDPQPWIDRLPRWGMPLYVRKTVTEAL
- a CDS encoding RNA degradosome polyphosphate kinase gives rise to the protein MILTAPQEFENPAYYINRELSWLSFNERVLEEALDSSNPLFERLRFLAITSSNLDEFFMVRIAGLKEQIKTGSNVPDNKTKMSAMEQWDAALRRSRDFMRNQMHAWREVLVPLLEEAGISFIGAKQLNREQKAYISDLFDRMIYPVLTPMAVDASRPFPMLLNRSLNLAVLIESEDPEKEPYLFAFVQVPSVLPRFIELPAEGGKLTYILLEEVIRMHLQDLFRGKHILSASPFRITRNADLTLNEDAAEDLLEEIEKELKKRKTADAVRIEVERDMHPYLREVLEEWEEVSPQEVFELEGPLDLTFLFRFVNQDGFEAFRFVDYPPILPMDLRGEQDIFEAIRKRDILLYHPYESFEPVVHFVRQAAQDPQVLAIKQTLYRVGGDSPIVAALAEAAENGKQVTVLVELRARFDEEKNIVWAKKLEKAGCHVIYGLVGLKTHAKMILVVRREKDRLRRYVHLGTGNYNENTARLYTDFGLFTANELIGEDVSSIFNQLSGYSSLPELHHLRVAPWGLEEAFVEQIEEVIAHSTPEQPGRILAKMNALTDKEMIQALYRASCAGVQIDLIIRGICCLRPGIPGVSENIRVHSIVGRFLEHGRAYCFRAGRREKVWISSADWMTRNLERRVETLFPVLNPRLKRRVIGILETQLADNVKRRQLLSDGTYVRITPGEEEEPLNSQERLYETALATHRRNIYPRI
- a CDS encoding APC family permease, with product MGSERSTRLKANALNFFDNTVIGVASTAPAYSLAASLGGIVAVVGFMSPALLLWNFVPMIGIACAFYYLNKYVGPSAGGVYSWVSTSLNRYLGYMSGWAIAAAGILFLISGSVPAGTYTLALINPDLSDNPVLVSLVSAAWFIVVTFIVVRGIEITAKFQWVLLLIEYVVLLVFAGVALYRVYGVGVPGSTPIHWSWFTFHGSLADFASATTIALFFYWGFDTITNLGEESKDARNNPGWAGVTSVIALLIIFLVVSISVQALIPEEEIVKHQDDILSYFAGLLAPHPWSDLMILSVLSSTVATLETTLLPSARVSYEMAVDRVLPEVFGKVHPSWKTPHIGTLIIAAISFIGIFSINLSSSVGSFLENAASNVGIMVAYYYGISGVTSAWFLRKRLTDWRILVFGFVLPLLSGLYLVAVGIIVLLESGFSSSLPALVAFALGLPVMAYYAFKNRAWFRSPEVPALSEDVLVGGAKVDQSGDL